A region from the Mycobacterium heidelbergense genome encodes:
- a CDS encoding TetR/AcrR family transcriptional regulator, with translation MLEAALKSLASGEPGSVSANRIAKEIGATWGAVQYQFGDTDGFWAAVLHRTAERRAATFSMLSPVRPDAPLRERVGAIIDTLYRGLAAPDSRAIENLRAALPRDPRELERLYPRTAAELFSWGKSWLETCQHAFAGLDVDPDRVREVAALIPGAMRGLVSERQLGSYADLDMARRGLTNALAAYLERRP, from the coding sequence ATGCTCGAGGCCGCGCTGAAGTCGCTGGCCTCGGGCGAGCCGGGGTCGGTGTCGGCCAATCGCATCGCCAAGGAGATCGGCGCCACCTGGGGCGCGGTGCAATACCAGTTCGGCGACACCGACGGCTTCTGGGCCGCGGTGCTGCACCGCACCGCCGAGCGGCGCGCCGCCACGTTCTCCATGCTGTCGCCGGTGCGGCCGGACGCGCCGTTGCGGGAGCGGGTCGGCGCCATCATCGACACCCTCTACCGCGGCCTGGCGGCACCCGATTCCCGCGCCATCGAAAACCTGCGGGCCGCGCTGCCCCGCGACCCCCGCGAGCTCGAGCGCCTCTACCCGCGCACCGCCGCCGAGCTGTTCTCCTGGGGCAAGAGCTGGCTCGAGACGTGCCAGCACGCCTTCGCCGGCCTGGACGTCGACCCGGACCGGGTGCGCGAGGTCGCCGCCCTGATCCCGGGCGCGATGCGCGGCCTGGTCTCGGAGCGCCAGCTGGGCTCCTACGCCGACCTCGACATGGCCCGGCGGGGGCTGACCAACGCTTTGGCCGCCTACCTGGAGCGACGGCCTTAG
- a CDS encoding bifunctional riboflavin kinase/FAD synthetase: MQRWRGQEEIPTDWGRCVLTIGVFDGVHRGHAELIAHAVKAGRARNVPAVLMTFDPHPMEVVYPGSHPAQLTTLTRRAELVEELGIDVFLVMPFTSDFMKLTPDRYVHELLVENLHVVEVVVGENFTFGKKAAGNVDTLRRAGERFGFAVEAMSLLSEHHSNETVTFSSTYIRSCVDAGDMVAATEALGRPHRVEGVVVRGHGRGAELGFPTANVAPPMYSAIPADGVYAAWFTVLGHGQGAGAPGAMVPGERYQAAVSVGTNPTFSGRTRTVEAFVLDTAADLYGQHVALDFVARIRGQRKFDSVKDLVAAMGGDTERARALLPGC; encoded by the coding sequence GTGCAGCGGTGGCGTGGCCAGGAGGAGATCCCCACGGACTGGGGCAGATGCGTGCTCACCATCGGGGTGTTCGACGGCGTGCATCGCGGCCACGCCGAACTGATCGCGCACGCGGTGAAAGCCGGGCGGGCGCGCAACGTGCCGGCCGTGCTGATGACGTTCGACCCGCACCCGATGGAAGTGGTCTATCCCGGCAGCCACCCGGCGCAGCTGACGACGCTGACCCGGCGCGCCGAACTCGTCGAAGAGCTGGGCATCGACGTCTTCCTGGTGATGCCGTTCACCAGCGATTTCATGAAGCTCACCCCCGACCGCTATGTCCACGAGCTGCTGGTGGAAAACCTGCACGTGGTGGAGGTGGTGGTGGGGGAGAACTTCACCTTCGGCAAGAAGGCGGCCGGCAACGTCGACACCCTGCGCCGCGCCGGCGAGCGGTTCGGGTTCGCGGTCGAGGCGATGTCGCTGCTGTCCGAACACCACAGCAATGAGACCGTGACGTTCTCCTCCACCTACATCCGGTCCTGCGTGGACGCCGGCGACATGGTGGCGGCCACGGAGGCGCTCGGCCGCCCGCACCGCGTCGAGGGCGTCGTGGTCCGGGGCCACGGGCGGGGCGCCGAGCTGGGCTTTCCCACCGCGAACGTCGCGCCGCCGATGTATTCGGCCATCCCGGCCGACGGCGTGTACGCCGCCTGGTTCACCGTGCTCGGGCACGGTCAGGGGGCGGGGGCCCCCGGGGCGATGGTCCCGGGCGAGCGCTACCAGGCCGCCGTGTCCGTCGGCACCAACCCGACCTTTTCCGGGCGCACCCGCACCGTCGAGGCTTTCGTCCTCGACACCGCCGCCGACCTGTACGGCCAGCACGTCGCCCTGGACTTCGTCGCCCGCATCCGCGGCCAGCGCAAGTTCGACTCGGTGAAAGATCTCGTCGCCGCGATGGGCGGGGACACCGAGCGGGCGCGCGCCCTGCTGCCCGGCTGCTAG
- the ald gene encoding alanine dehydrogenase, giving the protein MRVGVPTETKNSEFRVAITPAGVAELTRRGHEVLVQAGAGEGSAIPDTEFKAAGAQLAGTAEQVWAGADLLLKVKEPIPAEYGLLRRGQVLFTFLHLAASRACTDALLASGATSIAYETVQAADGTLPLLAPMSEVAGRLSAQVGAYHLMRTQGGRGVLMGGVPGVKAADVVVIGAGTAGYNAARIAGGMGASVMVFDVNINKLRLLDAEFGGHIGTRYSSAYELEGAVKRADLVIGAVLVPGAKAPTLVSNSLVAQMKPGAVLVDISIDQGGCFEDSRPTTHDRPTFAVHDTLFYCVANMPSAVPKTSTFALTNATMPYALRLADRGWRAACRSDHALAHGLSTHDGALLSERVAADLGLPCADPASVLA; this is encoded by the coding sequence ATGCGCGTCGGCGTCCCCACCGAGACCAAGAACAGCGAATTCAGGGTCGCCATCACGCCCGCCGGCGTCGCCGAACTGACCCGCCGCGGCCATGAGGTGCTCGTCCAGGCCGGCGCCGGGGAGGGGTCGGCGATTCCCGACACGGAGTTCAAGGCGGCGGGCGCCCAACTGGCCGGCACCGCCGAACAGGTGTGGGCCGGCGCCGACCTGCTGCTCAAGGTCAAGGAACCGATACCGGCCGAGTACGGCCTGCTGCGGCGCGGCCAGGTGCTGTTCACGTTTCTGCATCTGGCCGCTTCGCGGGCGTGCACCGACGCGCTGTTGGCTTCCGGCGCAACGTCGATCGCGTACGAGACGGTCCAGGCCGCCGACGGGACGCTGCCGCTGCTGGCCCCGATGAGCGAGGTCGCCGGCCGGCTCTCCGCCCAGGTCGGGGCCTACCACCTGATGCGGACGCAGGGCGGGCGCGGCGTGCTGATGGGCGGGGTGCCGGGCGTCAAGGCCGCCGACGTGGTGGTGATCGGCGCCGGCACGGCCGGCTACAACGCGGCCCGGATCGCCGGCGGCATGGGGGCATCCGTCATGGTCTTCGACGTCAACATCAACAAGCTGCGGCTGCTCGACGCGGAGTTCGGCGGCCACATCGGCACCCGCTACTCGTCGGCGTACGAGCTCGAAGGCGCCGTCAAGCGCGCCGACCTGGTGATCGGTGCCGTCCTGGTGCCCGGCGCCAAGGCCCCCACGCTCGTCTCGAATTCCCTTGTCGCGCAGATGAAGCCGGGCGCGGTGCTGGTGGATATCTCCATCGACCAGGGCGGCTGTTTCGAGGATTCGCGGCCCACCACCCACGACCGGCCGACGTTCGCCGTGCACGACACGCTGTTCTACTGCGTGGCGAACATGCCCAGCGCGGTGCCGAAGACGTCGACCTTCGCGCTGACCAACGCGACCATGCCGTACGCGCTCAGGCTCGCCGACCGCGGGTGGCGGGCGGCGTGCCGGTCGGATCACGCGCTGGCCCACGGGCTTTCGACGCACGACGGGGCGCTGCTGTCCGAGCGGGTGGCCGCCGACCTCGGCCTGCCGTGCGCCGACCCGGCGAGCGTGTTGGCCTAA
- a CDS encoding GNAT family N-acetyltransferase: protein MHYPVWRRSWTGILAPPVLDLLGPPRRWVAEVYPQTLSRRGWGMWIAEAGARTLGVAIFGPADEAPDDLHIDALYVAEESQRHGIGGRLLDEVMGSHPSGDVTLWCAEKNGKARRFYEKKNFEVDGRRLDWEPLPGLKVPHLGYRLRRR, encoded by the coding sequence ATGCACTATCCGGTGTGGCGGCGATCCTGGACCGGGATACTGGCGCCGCCCGTGCTCGACCTGCTCGGGCCGCCGAGACGCTGGGTCGCCGAGGTCTACCCGCAGACCCTGAGCCGCCGCGGCTGGGGCATGTGGATCGCCGAGGCCGGCGCCCGGACGCTCGGCGTGGCCATCTTCGGGCCGGCCGACGAGGCTCCCGATGACCTTCACATCGACGCCCTGTACGTCGCGGAGGAAAGCCAGCGGCACGGCATCGGCGGTCGCCTCCTCGACGAGGTGATGGGCTCACATCCGTCCGGCGACGTGACCCTGTGGTGCGCGGAGAAGAACGGCAAGGCGCGCCGCTTCTACGAGAAGAAGAACTTCGAAGTCGACGGCCGCAGGCTCGATTGGGAGCCGCTTCCCGGGCTGAAGGTGCCCCACCTCGGCTACCGGCTCAGGCGTCGATGA
- a CDS encoding PDR/VanB family oxidoreductase — protein MDESIWASRPADLYGRRDRDRFGALLCGIRAVFEGFASASRWEPSRVKPVRRKQCAVITKRELVAPDVVALTLADPDGGLLPSWTPGGHIDVQLPSGRRRQYSLCGPPGRRTDYRIAVRRIADGGGGSVEMHDAYRAGDPLVFEGPRNAFYLGTAERDVLFVIGGIGVTPILPMMRAAAQRGIGWRAVYAGRGREYMPFLDEVVSVAPDRVTVWADDERGRVATVDELLAGAGPTTAVYVCGPTAMLEAVRVARNEHADAPLHYERFSPPPVVDGVRFELELARSRRVLSVPANRSALDVMRDRDPTTPYSCQQGFCGTCKVKVLAGQVDHRGRAAVGADEMLVCVSRADGDRVVIDA, from the coding sequence GTGGACGAGAGCATCTGGGCCTCCAGGCCGGCCGACCTCTACGGTCGCCGCGACCGCGACCGCTTCGGCGCCCTGCTGTGCGGCATCCGCGCGGTGTTCGAGGGATTCGCGTCGGCGTCGCGGTGGGAGCCGTCGCGGGTAAAGCCGGTGCGGCGCAAGCAATGTGCGGTGATCACCAAGCGCGAGCTCGTCGCCCCCGACGTGGTCGCGTTGACGCTGGCCGACCCCGACGGCGGGTTGCTGCCGTCCTGGACGCCCGGCGGGCACATCGACGTCCAGCTGCCCTCCGGCCGGCGCCGGCAGTACTCGCTGTGCGGACCGCCCGGGCGCCGCACGGACTACCGCATCGCCGTGCGCCGGATCGCCGACGGCGGCGGCGGTTCCGTCGAGATGCATGACGCCTACCGCGCCGGCGACCCGCTGGTCTTCGAGGGCCCGCGCAACGCGTTCTATCTCGGCACGGCCGAGCGCGACGTGCTGTTCGTCATCGGCGGCATCGGGGTGACGCCCATCCTGCCGATGATGCGGGCGGCCGCGCAGCGCGGAATCGGTTGGCGCGCGGTCTATGCCGGTCGGGGCCGGGAGTACATGCCGTTCCTGGACGAGGTGGTGTCGGTGGCGCCGGACCGGGTGACCGTGTGGGCCGACGACGAGCGCGGCCGCGTCGCCACCGTGGACGAACTGCTGGCCGGCGCCGGCCCGACGACGGCCGTCTACGTGTGCGGGCCGACCGCCATGCTGGAGGCGGTGCGGGTGGCCCGGAACGAACACGCCGACGCGCCACTGCATTACGAGCGGTTCAGCCCGCCGCCGGTGGTCGACGGGGTTCGGTTCGAGCTGGAACTCGCGCGCTCGCGGCGAGTGCTGAGCGTCCCGGCGAATCGGTCGGCGCTCGATGTCATGCGCGATCGGGACCCGACGACCCCCTACTCGTGCCAGCAGGGCTTCTGCGGGACCTGCAAGGTGAAAGTCCTTGCGGGGCAGGTCGATCACCGGGGCCGCGCGGCGGTGGGCGCCGACGAGATGCTGGTCTGCGTGTCGCGCGCGGACGGCGACCGGGTGGTCATCGACGCCTGA
- a CDS encoding nitronate monooxygenase: protein MVLGFWDIAVPIVGAPMAGGPGTPALAAAVSNAGGLGFIPGGYLSADRFAADIAAARALTTGPLGVNLFVPQPSVADWVALDYYADELEGIAEHYQVEVGRPEYGDDDDWGRKLEVVADVRPELVSFTFGVPPPDVIRWLGALGLLVMITVTSAYEAGVAVAAGADSLVVQGPGAGGHRGTFAPDMEPGAESLRDLIDRIHRAHRDVPIIAAGGLGTAEDVAGVLRRGAVAVQVGTALLLSDEAGTSQAHRTAMKNQLFGKTIVTRAFSGRYARGLENEFIRLLDNVAPLGYPEVNQMTLPIREAAAAWEDPNGMALWAGTAFRDARPGPVADIVAGLAG, encoded by the coding sequence ATGGTACTCGGCTTTTGGGATATCGCGGTGCCCATCGTGGGTGCGCCGATGGCCGGCGGCCCCGGCACGCCGGCGTTGGCCGCGGCGGTCTCCAACGCCGGCGGGCTCGGCTTCATCCCCGGCGGGTACCTGAGCGCGGACCGGTTCGCCGCCGACATCGCCGCCGCGCGCGCGTTGACCACCGGCCCGCTGGGCGTCAACCTCTTCGTGCCCCAGCCCAGCGTCGCCGACTGGGTGGCGCTGGACTACTACGCGGACGAACTCGAGGGGATCGCCGAGCACTACCAGGTGGAGGTGGGCCGGCCCGAGTACGGTGACGACGACGACTGGGGGCGCAAGCTCGAGGTGGTCGCGGACGTGCGCCCCGAGCTGGTGTCCTTCACCTTCGGCGTGCCGCCGCCGGACGTGATCCGCTGGCTGGGCGCGCTGGGCCTGTTGGTGATGATCACGGTGACGTCGGCCTACGAGGCCGGGGTGGCCGTCGCCGCCGGGGCGGACAGCCTGGTGGTGCAGGGCCCGGGCGCCGGCGGGCACCGCGGCACCTTCGCGCCGGACATGGAGCCCGGCGCCGAGTCGCTGCGCGACCTGATCGACCGGATCCACCGGGCGCACCGCGACGTCCCGATCATCGCGGCGGGCGGGCTGGGCACCGCCGAGGACGTCGCCGGCGTGCTGCGCCGGGGGGCCGTGGCCGTCCAGGTCGGCACCGCGCTGCTGCTCAGCGACGAGGCCGGCACCAGCCAGGCGCATCGCACCGCGATGAAGAATCAGCTCTTCGGCAAGACCATCGTCACGCGCGCGTTCTCGGGCCGATACGCGCGCGGCCTGGAGAACGAATTCATCCGCCTGCTCGACAACGTGGCCCCGCTGGGCTATCCCGAGGTCAACCAGATGACGCTGCCCATCCGGGAGGCGGCGGCCGCCTGGGAGGACCCGAACGGGATGGCCCTCTGGGCGGGCACGGCGTTCCGGGACGCGCGCCCCGGGCCGGTGGCCGACATCGTCGCCGGCCTCGCCGGTTAG
- a CDS encoding metal-dependent hydrolase, whose amino-acid sequence MFTVDDQAAGPHDASLDHERLVLEVRDVEFDWAALPFHYVPNEPFATHMLNVLHLLLPAGEEFFVDVFKKALPLIRDDQLRLDVQGFIGQEALHSQAHSRVLAHFAAQGVDLTPYTDQIAWLFGRLLGPRPGWGPRRRHSWLLEQVSFVSAIEHYTAILGEWVLDSPAHDAIGTDPVMLDMLRWHGAEEVEHKAVAFDTMKHLRAGYWRRARAQLVVGPAMLLLWIRGVRFLYSVDPCLPPGTRPRWRDYFRAARRGLVPGPMKFVRGVGAYYRPGFHPSQLGGLGLAVDYLAVSPAARASR is encoded by the coding sequence ATGTTCACCGTCGACGATCAGGCAGCGGGTCCGCACGACGCGTCGCTGGACCACGAGCGTCTCGTCCTCGAGGTGCGCGACGTCGAGTTCGACTGGGCGGCGTTGCCGTTTCACTACGTGCCCAACGAGCCGTTTGCCACTCACATGCTCAACGTCCTGCACCTGCTGCTGCCCGCGGGCGAAGAGTTTTTCGTCGACGTGTTCAAGAAGGCGCTGCCGCTGATCAGGGACGATCAGCTGCGGCTGGACGTGCAGGGTTTCATCGGCCAGGAGGCCCTGCATTCCCAGGCGCACTCGAGGGTGCTCGCCCACTTCGCCGCCCAGGGCGTCGACCTGACCCCGTACACCGACCAGATCGCGTGGCTGTTCGGGAGGCTGCTGGGCCCCAGGCCCGGATGGGGGCCGCGGCGGCGGCACAGCTGGCTGCTGGAGCAGGTGTCGTTCGTCTCGGCGATCGAGCATTACACCGCCATCCTGGGCGAGTGGGTGCTGGACTCGCCGGCGCACGACGCCATCGGCACCGATCCGGTGATGCTGGACATGCTGCGCTGGCACGGCGCCGAGGAGGTCGAGCACAAGGCGGTCGCCTTCGACACCATGAAGCACCTGCGGGCCGGGTATTGGCGGCGGGCGCGCGCCCAGCTGGTCGTGGGGCCGGCCATGCTGCTGCTGTGGATCCGCGGGGTGCGGTTCCTGTACTCGGTGGACCCGTGCCTGCCGCCCGGGACCAGGCCGCGCTGGCGCGACTACTTCAGGGCGGCGCGCCGGGGCCTGGTGCCCGGGCCGATGAAATTCGTGCGGGGCGTCGGCGCCTACTACCGGCCGGGCTTCCACCCGTCGCAGCTGGGCGGGCTGGGGCTGGCGGTCGACTACCTGGCGGTCTCGCCCGCCGCCCGCGCGTCGCGCTGA
- the rpsO gene encoding 30S ribosomal protein S15 — MALTAEQKKEILGSYGLHETDTGSPEAQVALLTKRIADLTEHLKVHKHDHHSRRGLLLLVGRRRRLLKYVSQIDVERYRSLVERLGLRR, encoded by the coding sequence GTGGCGCTGACAGCCGAGCAGAAAAAGGAAATCCTGGGCTCCTACGGCCTGCACGAGACCGACACCGGTTCCCCGGAGGCGCAGGTCGCGCTGCTGACCAAGCGGATCGCCGACCTGACCGAGCACCTCAAGGTGCACAAGCACGACCACCACTCGCGGCGGGGATTGCTGCTGCTGGTGGGGCGGCGGCGCCGGCTGCTCAAATACGTGTCCCAGATCGACGTGGAGCGGTACCGCTCGCTGGTCGAGCGGCTAGGCCTGCGTCGCTGA
- a CDS encoding M16 family metallopeptidase, which produces MPLADPRGPAADPALRRGKYVAAAKPEHQAALRRTTLPGGLRVVTEYLPAVRSASVGVWVGVGSRDEGATVAGAAHFLEHLLFKSTPTRTAVGIAQAMDAVGGELNAFTAKEHTCYYAHVLDSDLELAIDLVADVVLNGRCAAGDVELERDVVLEEIAMRDDDPEDALGDMFLAALFGDHPVGRPVIGTARSVSAMTRAQLHSFHVRRYTPERMVVAVAGNVDHDEVVALVREHFGPHLVRGRQPVAPRKGAGRVPGRPGLALVNRDAEQTHVSLGVRTPGRGWEHRWALSVLHTALGGGLSSRLFQEVRELRGLAYSVYSALDIFADGGALSVYAACLPERFADVMRVTGEVLESVAREGLTEAECRIAKGSLRGGLVLGLEDSSSRMSRLGRSELNYGKHRSIEHTLRQIDEVTVEEVNAVARRLLGKRYAAAVLGPYASKRSLPQQLRAMVG; this is translated from the coding sequence ATGCCGTTAGCTGATCCTCGGGGGCCAGCAGCGGATCCCGCGCTGCGGCGGGGCAAGTACGTCGCCGCGGCAAAACCCGAACATCAGGCCGCACTGCGCCGCACCACGCTGCCGGGCGGCCTGCGGGTGGTCACCGAGTACCTGCCCGCGGTGCGCTCCGCGTCGGTCGGGGTCTGGGTGGGCGTCGGATCGCGCGACGAGGGCGCCACCGTGGCGGGGGCGGCGCACTTCCTGGAGCACCTGCTGTTCAAGTCGACCCCGACCCGCACGGCCGTGGGCATCGCGCAGGCGATGGACGCCGTCGGCGGGGAGCTGAACGCGTTCACCGCCAAGGAGCACACCTGCTACTACGCGCACGTGCTCGACAGCGACCTGGAACTGGCCATCGACCTGGTCGCCGACGTGGTGCTCAACGGCCGCTGCGCCGCCGGGGATGTCGAGCTGGAACGCGACGTCGTCCTCGAGGAGATCGCGATGCGCGACGACGACCCCGAGGACGCGCTGGGCGACATGTTCCTGGCGGCGCTGTTCGGCGACCACCCGGTGGGCCGCCCGGTGATCGGCACCGCGCGGTCGGTGTCGGCGATGACGCGGGCGCAGCTGCACTCGTTTCACGTGCGGCGCTACACCCCGGAGCGGATGGTCGTCGCGGTGGCCGGCAACGTCGACCACGACGAGGTGGTCGCGTTGGTGCGCGAGCATTTCGGGCCGCACCTGGTGCGCGGCCGGCAGCCCGTCGCCCCCCGCAAGGGCGCCGGGCGGGTGCCCGGCCGGCCCGGGCTGGCGCTGGTCAACCGGGACGCCGAGCAGACCCACGTGTCGCTGGGGGTGCGCACCCCCGGGCGCGGCTGGGAGCACCGCTGGGCGCTGTCGGTGCTGCACACCGCGCTGGGCGGCGGCCTGAGTTCGCGGCTGTTCCAGGAGGTTCGGGAGCTGCGCGGGCTGGCCTATTCGGTCTACTCGGCGCTGGACATCTTCGCCGACGGCGGCGCGCTGTCGGTGTATGCGGCGTGCCTGCCGGAGCGTTTCGCCGACGTGATGCGGGTGACCGGTGAGGTGCTCGAATCGGTGGCGCGCGAGGGCCTCACCGAGGCCGAATGCCGCATCGCCAAGGGCTCGTTGCGCGGCGGGCTGGTCCTCGGGCTGGAGGATTCCAGCTCCCGGATGAGCCGCCTCGGGCGCAGCGAGCTGAACTACGGCAAGCACCGCAGCATCGAGCACACCCTGCGACAGATCGACGAGGTGACCGTCGAGGAGGTCAACGCGGTGGCCCGCCGCCTGCTCGGCAAGCGCTACGCCGCCGCCGTTCTGGGGCCGTACGCCTCGAAACGATCGCTGCCCCAACAACTTCGGGCGATGGTAGGGTAG
- a CDS encoding polyribonucleotide nucleotidyltransferase: MSVAEIEEGVFEATATIDNGSFGTRTVRFETGRLAQQAAGAVVAYLDDENMLLSATTASKSPKEHFDFFPLTVDVEERMYAAGRIPGSFFRREGRPSTDAILTCRLIDRPLRPSFVDGLRNEIQVVVTILSLDPNDLYDVLAINAASASTQLSGLPFSGPIGAVRVALIDGTWVAFPTVEQLERAVFDMVVAGRLVDTADGSDVAIMMVEAEATENVIELVEGGAQAPTETVVAQGLEAAKPFIAALCAAQQELANAAAKPTADYPTFPDYGDDVYYSVSSVATDELAAALTISGKAERNERTDELKAQVLQRLTGDSATFAGREKEVGAAFRSLTKKLVRQRILTDHFRIDGRGITDIRALSAEVAVVPRAHGSALFERGETQILGVTTLDMVKMAQQIDSLGPETSKRYMHHYNFPPFSTGETGRVGSPKRREIGHGALAERALIPVLPSVEEFPYAIRQVSEALGSNGSTSMGSVCASTLALFNAGVPLKAPVAGIAMGLVSDDIEVDGKTERRFVTLTDILGAEDAFGDMDFKVAGTKDFVTALQLDTKLDGIPSQVLAGALAQAKDARLTILEVMAEAIDAPDEMSPYAPRVTTIKVPVDKIGEVIGPKGKVINSITEETGAQISIEDDGTVFVGATDGPSAQAAIDRINAIANPQLPTVGERFLGTVVKTTDFGAFVSLLPGRDGLVHISKLGRGKRIAKVEDVVHVGDKLRVEIADIDKRGKISLVLVADEDSADAAPADAGAPQETAPADAVS; encoded by the coding sequence ATGTCTGTCGCTGAAATTGAAGAGGGCGTGTTCGAGGCAACCGCCACCATCGACAACGGGAGCTTCGGCACCCGCACCGTGCGTTTCGAGACCGGCCGGCTGGCCCAGCAGGCCGCCGGCGCGGTGGTCGCCTACCTGGACGACGAGAACATGCTGCTGTCGGCGACCACCGCCAGCAAGAGCCCCAAGGAGCACTTCGACTTCTTCCCGCTGACCGTCGACGTCGAGGAGCGGATGTATGCCGCCGGCCGCATCCCCGGCTCGTTCTTCCGCCGCGAGGGGCGCCCGTCCACCGACGCCATCCTGACCTGCCGGCTCATCGACCGCCCGCTGCGCCCGTCGTTCGTCGACGGCCTGCGCAACGAGATCCAGGTCGTGGTCACGATCCTGAGCCTGGACCCCAACGACCTGTACGACGTGCTGGCCATCAACGCCGCGTCGGCGTCCACCCAGCTGAGCGGGCTACCGTTCTCCGGCCCCATCGGCGCCGTCCGGGTGGCGCTCATCGACGGCACCTGGGTCGCCTTCCCGACCGTCGAGCAGCTCGAGCGGGCCGTGTTCGACATGGTGGTGGCGGGCCGCTTAGTAGACACAGCCGATGGTTCCGATGTCGCGATCATGATGGTCGAGGCCGAGGCCACCGAGAACGTCATCGAGCTCGTCGAGGGCGGCGCCCAGGCACCGACGGAAACCGTTGTGGCCCAAGGCCTGGAGGCGGCCAAGCCGTTCATCGCCGCGCTGTGCGCCGCGCAGCAGGAGCTCGCCAACGCGGCCGCGAAGCCGACCGCGGACTACCCGACGTTCCCCGACTACGGCGACGACGTCTACTACTCGGTGTCCTCGGTGGCCACCGACGAGCTGGCCGCTGCGCTGACCATCAGCGGCAAGGCCGAACGCAACGAGCGCACCGACGAGCTCAAGGCCCAGGTGCTGCAGCGGCTCACTGGGGACTCTGCAACCTTCGCGGGCCGCGAAAAGGAGGTCGGCGCCGCGTTCCGGTCGCTGACCAAGAAGCTGGTCCGGCAGCGCATCCTGACCGACCACTTCCGCATCGACGGCCGCGGCATCACCGACATCCGCGCCCTGTCGGCCGAGGTCGCCGTCGTTCCGCGCGCGCACGGCAGCGCGCTGTTCGAGCGCGGCGAGACCCAGATCCTCGGGGTCACCACGCTCGACATGGTCAAGATGGCCCAGCAGATCGACTCGCTCGGGCCCGAGACGTCCAAGCGGTACATGCACCACTACAACTTCCCGCCGTTCTCCACCGGCGAGACCGGCCGGGTCGGCTCGCCCAAGCGGCGCGAGATCGGGCACGGCGCGCTGGCCGAGCGGGCCCTGATCCCGGTGCTGCCCAGCGTCGAGGAATTCCCGTACGCCATCCGCCAGGTGTCCGAGGCGCTGGGCTCCAACGGCTCCACCTCGATGGGCTCGGTGTGCGCGTCCACGCTGGCCCTGTTCAACGCCGGGGTGCCGCTCAAGGCGCCGGTGGCGGGTATCGCGATGGGTTTGGTCTCCGACGACATAGAAGTTGACGGCAAGACCGAGCGCCGCTTCGTCACCCTGACCGACATCCTCGGCGCCGAGGACGCGTTCGGCGACATGGACTTCAAGGTCGCCGGCACCAAGGACTTCGTCACCGCGCTGCAGCTGGACACCAAGCTCGACGGCATCCCCTCCCAGGTCCTGGCGGGCGCCCTCGCGCAGGCCAAGGACGCGCGCCTGACGATCCTCGAGGTCATGGCCGAGGCCATCGACGCACCCGACGAGATGAGCCCGTACGCCCCGCGGGTGACCACCATCAAGGTCCCGGTGGACAAGATCGGTGAGGTCATCGGCCCCAAGGGCAAGGTCATCAACTCGATCACCGAGGAGACCGGCGCGCAGATCTCCATCGAGGACGACGGCACCGTGTTCGTCGGCGCCACCGACGGGCCCTCGGCGCAGGCCGCGATCGACCGGATCAACGCGATCGCCAACCCGCAGCTGCCGACGGTGGGCGAGAGATTCCTCGGAACCGTGGTCAAGACAACGGATTTCGGCGCTTTCGTGTCGCTGCTGCCCGGGCGTGACGGCCTGGTGCACATCTCCAAACTGGGCAGGGGCAAGCGCATCGCGAAGGTCGAGGACGTCGTGCACGTCGGCGACAAGCTGCGGGTCGAGATCGCCGACATCGACAAGCGGGGCAAGATCTCGTTGGTCCTGGTGGCCGACGAGGATTCAGCGGATGCTGCCCCCGCCGATGCCGGGGCTCCTCAGGAGACCGCGCCCGCCGATGCCGTTAGCTGA